One genomic window of Acidobacteriota bacterium includes the following:
- a CDS encoding histidine kinase, with product MHPILSHLRRLGLYLLAWVPLAGILVYLLVRAGESWMVAAALTVPLCFVYAFLCLAAWYPCKTTPVESSSFLRLLLTHFTAAVVISTVWVQLARALASGLAHWAIFAGLNERVVGYLPLTWVTGVLLYVLSVTFHYVLLAEQASREAQERALEARVLARDAELKALRAQVNPHFLFNCLHSISALTSVDGGKARDMCILLADFLRTTLRVGGKEAITIEEELALIRGYLAIEKVRFGARVKMAEHVEDETLGILLPPLLLQPLVENAIRHGVANLPEGGVISLNIQRSEGFVSILVENSFDPDTPSKLKTGLGLDNVRRRLHARYGDDANVVFGSSGTTFSVKLRLPEQQTGIRV from the coding sequence ATGCATCCCATACTCTCCCATCTCCGCCGCCTCGGGTTGTATCTACTCGCATGGGTTCCGCTGGCAGGAATTCTGGTCTACCTGCTCGTGCGGGCGGGAGAGAGTTGGATGGTGGCAGCGGCACTCACGGTGCCGCTGTGCTTTGTGTATGCGTTTCTCTGCCTGGCGGCGTGGTATCCGTGCAAGACGACGCCGGTGGAGTCGTCAAGCTTTCTGAGGCTGCTGCTGACGCATTTCACCGCAGCCGTCGTGATCAGTACGGTATGGGTCCAGCTGGCACGAGCGTTGGCGTCTGGACTCGCACACTGGGCAATCTTCGCGGGATTGAATGAGCGCGTTGTGGGGTATCTGCCCCTCACGTGGGTGACCGGCGTTTTACTGTATGTGCTGTCGGTGACTTTTCACTATGTGTTGTTAGCGGAACAAGCGTCGCGAGAGGCCCAAGAGCGAGCACTCGAGGCCCGTGTTCTCGCGCGAGATGCTGAACTGAAAGCGCTGCGGGCTCAGGTCAATCCGCATTTCCTGTTCAATTGCCTGCACTCGATCAGTGCACTGACGAGCGTGGACGGAGGCAAGGCGCGGGACATGTGCATCCTGCTGGCTGACTTTCTGCGCACAACGCTGCGCGTGGGCGGGAAGGAAGCGATCACGATCGAGGAAGAACTGGCGCTCATCCGCGGTTATCTGGCGATCGAGAAAGTTCGCTTTGGAGCACGGGTGAAAATGGCAGAGCACGTTGAGGACGAGACGCTGGGAATATTGCTGCCTCCGCTTTTGCTGCAACCGCTGGTTGAAAATGCCATCCGGCACGGTGTCGCAAATCTGCCCGAAGGCGGCGTAATCAGTCTGAATATCCAGCGCAGCGAGGGTTTCGTTTCGATATTAGTAGAAAATAGTTTTGATCCGGATACGCCGTCGAAACTCAAAACAGGACTGGGACTCGATAACGTTCGGCGACGACTGCATGCGCGCTATGGGGACGATGCCAATGTGGTCTTCGGGTCGTCCGGCACGACATTTTCAGTGAAACTGCGGTTGCCGGAGCAACAAACCGGCATCCGGGTATGA